One Corallococcus exiguus DNA segment encodes these proteins:
- a CDS encoding SDR family oxidoreductase, translating to MAGPGPLSGRTLLMSGGSRGIGLAIGVAAGRLGANVALLAKTGTPDPRLPGTVHTAAAEIEAAGGKALAVVGDVRDEADVQRAVDETVARFGGIDFCLNNASALAPLKTEELPLKRFDLMQQIQLRGTFLLTRTALPHLRRSSHAHILSLSPPVNLAPHWMGLHPAYTMAKYGMTLLTLGWAAELADAGIGANALWPRTLIATAAVKNLLGGDASMERARSPEIMADAAVAILQRPPRECTGQTFIDEDVLRAEGVTDFSRYGGGPDVALDLYVDP from the coding sequence ATGGCCGGTCCGGGCCCGCTCAGCGGACGCACGCTGCTCATGTCCGGCGGAAGCCGTGGCATCGGGCTGGCCATCGGTGTCGCGGCCGGACGGCTGGGCGCCAACGTCGCGCTCCTGGCGAAGACGGGCACGCCGGACCCGCGTCTGCCGGGCACGGTCCACACGGCCGCCGCGGAGATTGAAGCCGCGGGCGGCAAGGCGCTCGCGGTGGTGGGCGATGTGCGGGACGAAGCGGACGTGCAGCGCGCCGTGGACGAAACAGTGGCGCGCTTCGGCGGCATCGACTTCTGCCTCAACAACGCGAGCGCCCTGGCCCCGCTCAAGACCGAAGAGCTCCCGCTCAAGCGCTTCGACCTGATGCAGCAGATTCAACTGCGCGGGACATTCCTGCTGACGCGCACGGCGCTGCCGCACCTGCGGCGCTCGTCCCACGCGCACATCCTTTCGTTGTCCCCACCTGTGAACCTGGCGCCCCACTGGATGGGACTGCACCCGGCGTACACGATGGCCAAGTACGGCATGACGCTGCTCACGCTCGGCTGGGCGGCGGAGCTGGCGGACGCCGGCATTGGCGCGAACGCGCTCTGGCCTCGCACGCTCATCGCCACCGCCGCCGTGAAGAACCTGCTCGGCGGGGACGCTTCCATGGAGCGGGCCCGCTCGCCGGAAATCATGGCGGACGCGGCCGTGGCCATCCTCCAGCGCCCGCCGCGCGAGTGCACCGGACAGACCTTCATCGACGAGGACGTCCTGCGCGCGGAAGGCGTCACTGATTTCAGCCGCTACGGCGGCGGCCCGGATGTAGCGCTCGACCTGTACGTCGATCCCTGA
- a CDS encoding TetR/AcrR family transcriptional regulator, translating into MSALAPRWKRLEPDERRKQILECAMRLFGERPYADVSTTDIAKEAGVARGLLNHYFGQKRDLYLKVVKRMLLMPGIEKSVPMTGTLRERVERSVEWYLDTVATHGKTYLAVIGSGSIGADPDVDRIIAEADDVAASRTLEFLGLKAEVGNDSRQRAMIRSYSGLVKASIREWLRDGTLTREETHLLLSESLLLIVRDLLPQLAQTATPGRATPAKPKAQK; encoded by the coding sequence ATGAGCGCCCTGGCCCCCCGCTGGAAGCGGCTGGAACCGGACGAGCGCCGGAAGCAGATCCTCGAGTGCGCCATGCGCCTGTTCGGCGAGCGCCCCTACGCGGACGTCTCCACCACTGACATCGCCAAGGAGGCGGGCGTCGCGCGGGGACTCCTCAATCACTACTTCGGGCAGAAGCGGGACCTCTACCTGAAGGTCGTGAAGCGAATGCTGCTCATGCCCGGCATCGAAAAGAGCGTCCCCATGACCGGAACCCTGCGAGAGCGCGTGGAGCGCAGCGTCGAGTGGTACCTGGACACCGTGGCGACCCACGGCAAGACGTACCTGGCCGTCATCGGGAGCGGCAGCATCGGCGCGGATCCGGACGTGGACCGCATCATCGCCGAGGCGGACGACGTGGCCGCGTCGCGAACGCTCGAGTTCCTGGGGCTCAAGGCCGAGGTCGGCAACGATTCGCGGCAGCGGGCGATGATCCGCTCCTACAGCGGGCTGGTGAAGGCCTCCATCCGCGAGTGGCTCCGCGACGGGACGCTCACCCGCGAGGAGACGCACCTGCTCCTGAGTGAATCGCTCCTGCTCATCGTGCGCGACCTGCTCCCCCAGCTCGCCCAGACGGCCACGCCCGGACGTGCCACCCCGGCGAAGCCGAAGGCCCAGAAGTGA
- a CDS encoding enoyl-CoA hydratase-related protein: MSYQHIRVSYADRVANVELHRPEARNGFTVLMADELASALAAADADEAVRVVILSGAGKDFCVGADLSGQSLEVTNTDIPGGAWVEPATRVARQLFMLRKPVIAAIQGAAVGVGSTMILPADFRLAARNSRFGFVFSRRGIYPEAGSCWFLPRLVGLGRAMDWMVSGRLVPAEEALNAGLVQSLHEPEALATAAQTLARELVESTAPVSVAVIRQALYRMSALPSPEPAFALDSQLIASLGESPDALEGVMAFMQKRPARFSRTVTQDLPVFLPWQETRR, from the coding sequence ATGAGCTACCAACACATCCGCGTTTCCTACGCGGACCGGGTCGCCAATGTGGAACTGCACCGGCCCGAAGCGCGCAATGGCTTCACCGTGCTCATGGCGGATGAACTGGCCTCCGCGCTCGCCGCGGCGGACGCGGATGAAGCGGTGCGGGTGGTCATCCTCTCTGGCGCGGGCAAGGACTTCTGCGTGGGAGCGGACCTCAGCGGCCAGTCCCTGGAGGTCACGAACACAGACATCCCCGGCGGTGCCTGGGTCGAACCCGCGACGCGCGTGGCCCGCCAGCTGTTCATGTTGAGAAAGCCAGTCATCGCCGCCATCCAGGGCGCGGCGGTGGGCGTGGGCTCCACGATGATCCTCCCCGCGGACTTCCGGCTCGCGGCCAGGAACAGCCGTTTCGGGTTTGTCTTCAGCCGGCGAGGCATCTACCCGGAAGCGGGCTCCTGCTGGTTCCTGCCTCGGCTGGTCGGCCTGGGCCGCGCCATGGATTGGATGGTGAGCGGGCGGCTCGTCCCCGCGGAGGAGGCGCTCAACGCGGGGCTGGTCCAATCCCTCCATGAACCCGAAGCCCTGGCCACCGCGGCGCAGACGCTCGCTCGGGAGCTGGTGGAATCAACCGCGCCGGTATCCGTGGCCGTCATCCGTCAGGCGCTCTACCGGATGAGCGCCCTCCCCTCGCCGGAGCCCGCGTTCGCCCTGGACAGTCAGCTCATCGCGAGCCTCGGAGAGAGCCCGGACGCGCTAGAAGGTGTCATGGCCTTCATGCAGAAGCGACCCGCGCGATTCTCCCGGACGGTGACCCAAGACCTGCCTGTGTTCCTCCCCTGGCAGGAGACCCGGCGATGA
- a CDS encoding SDR family NAD(P)-dependent oxidoreductase, with product MSVDAFGLEGRRALVTGASGGLGLHFAEVLARAGAEVVLAARRSDRLAAEVERLRELGLRAHAVSMDVTLAASVQEAVAEAEALAGGVLDVLVNNAGVSGDGFFLQVEEAQWDAVIDTNLKGSYLVSKAVARRLVEREMPGSIIHIASILGLRVGGGVAPYCASKAGLIHLTKAMAFELARHRIRVNALAPGYIETDFNRTFFGKDAGQKLLARIPFRRLGHMRELDGPLLLLASEAGSYMSGSVVEVDGGHLCSTL from the coding sequence ATGAGTGTGGATGCGTTTGGCCTGGAGGGCCGCCGTGCGCTGGTGACGGGCGCCTCCGGAGGGTTGGGTTTGCACTTCGCGGAGGTGCTGGCCCGGGCGGGCGCGGAGGTGGTGTTGGCGGCGCGGCGCTCGGACCGGTTGGCCGCGGAGGTGGAGCGGCTGCGGGAGCTGGGGCTGCGCGCCCATGCTGTGTCCATGGACGTGACGCTCGCGGCGTCCGTGCAGGAGGCCGTGGCCGAGGCGGAGGCGCTGGCGGGCGGGGTGCTGGACGTGCTGGTGAACAACGCGGGCGTGTCCGGCGATGGCTTCTTCCTCCAGGTGGAGGAGGCGCAGTGGGACGCCGTCATCGACACCAACCTCAAGGGTTCGTATCTCGTGTCGAAGGCCGTGGCGCGCCGTCTGGTGGAGCGCGAGATGCCGGGCAGCATCATCCACATCGCGTCCATCCTGGGCCTGCGGGTGGGCGGCGGGGTGGCGCCCTACTGTGCCTCCAAGGCCGGGTTGATCCATCTCACGAAGGCGATGGCGTTCGAGCTGGCGCGGCATCGGATCCGAGTGAACGCGCTGGCCCCTGGCTACATCGAGACGGACTTCAACCGGACCTTCTTCGGGAAGGACGCGGGACAGAAGCTGCTCGCTCGCATTCCCTTCCGCCGGCTGGGGCACATGCGGGAACTGGATGGGCCGCTGCTGCTGCTGGCGTCAGAGGCCGGCAGCTACATGAGTGGTTCTGTCGTTGAAGTGGATGGTGGCCACCTCTGCTCCACCCTGTAG
- a CDS encoding acyl-CoA dehydrogenase family protein, translating to MDFSLSPEIEAYRLRVREFVATHVLPLEKQPDAFDAHENLREEVVARVRELARAQGLWAFQMPKARGGQGLGAVGMAACYEEAARSPFGPVMFNAAPPDDGNMIVLEKVLATEALKQRWLQPLIDGRVRSAFAMTEPDGCGSDPSLTYTRAEMQGDEWVLTGRKWFITGAQGAQHFIVVARTSDDERKGLTAFLFDASQPGWRIERRIPIMGPEEHGGHCELVFEGLRIPDEHRLLGVGDGLKVTQIRLGTARLTHCMRWLGLAKRCLEEAGGYVSRRMSFGETLAQHEGVQWMLGDAAKDIHIGRLLTMSAAWKLDQGDFARTDISIAKIHVADALHKAADTAIQLMGARGYSKDTLVEWIYRYARQARLVDGASEIHKMVLSRAYLSEGADFFRWGVG from the coding sequence ATGGACTTCTCGCTGTCCCCTGAAATCGAAGCGTACCGGCTGCGCGTGCGTGAGTTCGTGGCCACGCACGTGCTGCCGCTGGAGAAGCAGCCGGATGCGTTCGACGCGCACGAGAACCTCCGCGAGGAGGTGGTGGCTCGGGTGCGGGAGCTGGCCCGCGCGCAGGGGCTCTGGGCCTTCCAGATGCCGAAGGCTCGCGGAGGGCAGGGGCTGGGCGCGGTGGGCATGGCGGCCTGTTACGAGGAGGCGGCGCGTTCGCCCTTCGGGCCCGTGATGTTCAACGCCGCGCCTCCGGATGACGGCAACATGATCGTCCTGGAGAAGGTGCTCGCGACGGAGGCGCTGAAGCAGCGCTGGTTGCAGCCCCTCATCGACGGACGGGTGCGCTCCGCCTTCGCGATGACGGAGCCCGACGGCTGCGGCTCGGACCCGTCCCTCACCTATACGCGGGCGGAGATGCAGGGCGACGAATGGGTGCTCACGGGCCGCAAGTGGTTCATCACCGGTGCCCAGGGCGCGCAGCACTTCATCGTGGTGGCTCGGACCTCCGACGACGAGCGCAAGGGGCTCACTGCGTTCCTCTTCGACGCCAGTCAGCCTGGATGGCGTATCGAGCGGCGCATTCCCATCATGGGGCCCGAGGAGCATGGCGGTCATTGCGAACTCGTCTTCGAGGGGCTGCGCATTCCGGACGAACATCGCCTGCTGGGCGTGGGTGATGGCCTCAAGGTGACGCAGATCCGTCTGGGCACGGCGCGCCTCACGCACTGCATGCGCTGGCTGGGATTGGCGAAGCGGTGCCTGGAGGAGGCGGGCGGTTACGTCTCGCGGCGGATGAGCTTCGGAGAGACCCTGGCTCAGCATGAGGGCGTGCAGTGGATGTTGGGCGACGCGGCCAAGGACATCCACATCGGGCGGCTGCTCACCATGAGCGCCGCCTGGAAGCTGGACCAGGGGGACTTCGCGCGCACGGACATCTCCATCGCGAAGATCCACGTGGCGGATGCGCTGCACAAGGCCGCGGATACGGCCATCCAGTTGATGGGCGCGCGCGGATACTCCAAGGACACGCTCGTCGAATGGATCTACCGCTATGCGCGCCAGGCGCGGTTGGTGGATGGGGCCAGTGAGATCCACAAGATGGTGCTGTCGCGTGCATACCTGTCGGAGGGCGCGGACTTCTTCCGGTGGGGCGTGGGATGA
- a CDS encoding phosphotransferase family protein — translation MTMREEHRRALESFLSTKAEAREVRLVDARLLSGGAIQENWLLTAVVSGGPHEGVLECVLRSDAASGVSVSHDRAQEFALLREAFRAGVTVPEPLWLGDGSVLGRAFFVMRKARGTAAGHRIVKDLGLGGDREALTERLGAELARLHAIRPPMEALSFLPVPALSPALRGVKEFQSFLDGHHTAFPALEWGIRWLERHAPRTPELVLTHRDFRTGNYMLDEAGLTAVLDWEFAAWSDPLEDLGWFCARCWRFGQFDKEAGGIGSREALARGYARVSGRTLDWEAVRYWEVFAHARWAVIALQQGERHVSGREPSLELALTAHVVPELELELLSMTGGRNA, via the coding sequence ATGACGATGCGCGAGGAACACAGGCGCGCGCTGGAGTCCTTCCTGTCCACGAAGGCGGAGGCCCGCGAGGTGCGGCTCGTCGATGCGCGCCTGCTCTCCGGGGGCGCCATCCAGGAGAACTGGCTGCTCACGGCTGTGGTGAGCGGAGGGCCGCATGAAGGCGTGCTGGAGTGCGTGCTGCGCTCCGATGCGGCCTCGGGCGTCTCCGTGTCGCACGACCGTGCCCAGGAGTTCGCCCTGCTGCGAGAGGCCTTTCGCGCGGGCGTGACGGTGCCGGAGCCGCTGTGGCTGGGAGATGGCTCCGTGCTCGGGCGCGCGTTCTTCGTGATGCGCAAGGCCCGGGGGACCGCCGCCGGCCATCGCATCGTGAAGGACCTGGGGCTGGGCGGAGACCGTGAGGCGCTGACCGAGCGGCTGGGAGCGGAGCTGGCGCGGCTGCATGCCATTCGCCCTCCCATGGAAGCCCTGTCCTTCCTCCCGGTGCCCGCGCTGTCGCCCGCGCTGCGGGGCGTGAAGGAGTTCCAATCCTTCCTGGACGGCCACCACACGGCGTTTCCCGCGCTGGAGTGGGGGATCCGCTGGCTGGAGCGGCATGCGCCCCGGACGCCCGAGCTGGTGCTGACGCACCGGGATTTCCGCACCGGCAATTACATGCTGGACGAAGCCGGCCTCACGGCTGTGCTGGATTGGGAGTTCGCGGCGTGGTCGGACCCGCTGGAGGACCTCGGGTGGTTCTGCGCGCGGTGCTGGCGCTTCGGCCAGTTCGACAAGGAGGCCGGAGGCATCGGCTCCCGTGAGGCGCTGGCGCGGGGCTATGCGCGCGTGAGCGGCCGCACGCTGGATTGGGAGGCGGTGCGCTACTGGGAGGTCTTCGCCCACGCGCGATGGGCGGTGATTGCCCTGCAGCAGGGCGAGCGTCACGTCTCCGGCCGCGAGCCCTCGCTGGAGCTGGCGCTGACGGCGCATGTCGTGCCGGAGCTGGAGCTGGAACTTCTTTCGATGACGGGAGGACGGAATGCGTGA
- a CDS encoding DUF6285 domain-containing protein produces the protein MREQPDGAALLAIAREVLLRELLPGLPEDKVYAARMIANAMSIAERQLRAGEEPQREERGALVVLLQREGGLAELNHELAARIRQGGFDGNREAWSLLWDSTLQRVRESAPKALPASDRMG, from the coding sequence ATGCGTGAACAGCCGGACGGGGCCGCGCTGCTGGCGATTGCTCGCGAGGTGCTGCTCCGGGAGCTGCTGCCCGGGCTGCCGGAGGACAAGGTCTACGCGGCGCGGATGATCGCCAACGCGATGAGCATTGCCGAGCGGCAATTGCGCGCGGGTGAGGAGCCCCAGCGGGAAGAACGCGGGGCGCTGGTGGTCCTGCTCCAGCGCGAAGGGGGGCTCGCGGAGCTGAACCACGAACTGGCGGCGCGGATCCGCCAGGGTGGGTTCGACGGAAACCGCGAGGCCTGGTCGCTGCTCTGGGACTCCACTCTTCAGCGGGTCCGGGAGAGCGCACCGAAGGCCCTGCCGGCCTCCGACCGGATGGGGTAG
- a CDS encoding leucine-rich repeat domain-containing protein yields MKKKASPSPARDLPFEIFTWSQVRDEVKAPGNREDDSDRVLVLTGNVVMPYDLGLDFHQGIFAQDDDDEPPFTGLIVRGNLTVEGCVLNWENDFGPFLQVHGNLVAKRIAIGGARIHVTGDLTTEDLVAVYNHGSVSVGGNLKARTLASHYSFKVAGAVDAHRYLGQDSKVFAVAGGVEDVKDPYEGKGVFVPSVVRDGRVDLEKVRARLAAGKPVARDAFTSIREAFRQLVAKKIAEPDKVKSLTLEDKGLTSLPEELFLFRKLEKLNLRRNNLRTLPEELGQLTELRELDLRSNGLLELPESIGELKKLRVLDLEANCLWRLPESLAGCVELRRVNLVNNPYAYVRWAFGSWRKVQLMFDFPEVLTRLPKLEVLTFEGTPLRTLPTRRFDSTTLSKATVLRSLVTHVDPELHGQLQVDVERSREKAAAYIGYWFKPETVRLESFYDAKADRYDFAEVLALLALLLRINIPTAAPYEESLEKFRVQSESIARHLDWDGDKPRHVHALFGALRDAMGLLGEPYPGDALIAGLRDVFAARAG; encoded by the coding sequence ATGAAGAAGAAGGCGTCCCCGTCTCCCGCCCGCGACCTGCCGTTCGAAATCTTCACCTGGTCCCAGGTTCGCGACGAGGTGAAGGCCCCTGGCAATCGCGAGGATGACTCGGACCGCGTGCTCGTCCTCACCGGGAATGTCGTCATGCCCTACGACCTGGGGCTGGACTTCCACCAGGGAATCTTCGCGCAGGACGACGACGATGAGCCTCCGTTCACCGGCCTCATCGTGCGAGGCAACCTCACCGTCGAAGGCTGCGTGCTCAACTGGGAGAACGACTTCGGCCCGTTCCTCCAGGTGCACGGCAACCTCGTCGCGAAGCGCATCGCCATTGGCGGTGCCCGGATCCATGTCACCGGCGACTTGACGACCGAAGACCTGGTGGCGGTCTACAACCACGGCAGCGTCTCCGTGGGCGGCAACCTCAAGGCCCGCACCCTTGCCTCGCATTACTCCTTCAAGGTGGCGGGCGCTGTCGACGCGCATCGCTACCTGGGCCAGGACTCGAAGGTGTTCGCGGTGGCCGGCGGGGTGGAGGACGTGAAGGACCCCTACGAAGGGAAGGGCGTCTTCGTCCCGTCGGTGGTGAGGGACGGCCGCGTCGATCTGGAGAAGGTGCGGGCCCGGCTGGCGGCGGGCAAGCCCGTCGCTCGCGACGCGTTCACCAGCATCCGGGAGGCGTTCCGTCAGCTCGTCGCGAAGAAGATCGCGGAGCCCGACAAGGTCAAGAGCCTGACGCTGGAGGACAAGGGGCTCACGTCCCTTCCGGAGGAGCTCTTCCTGTTCCGCAAGCTGGAGAAGCTCAACCTCCGCCGCAACAACCTCCGCACGCTCCCGGAAGAGCTGGGGCAGCTCACGGAGCTGCGCGAGCTGGACCTGCGGAGCAATGGCCTGTTGGAGCTGCCGGAGTCCATCGGCGAGCTCAAGAAGCTGCGGGTCCTGGACCTGGAGGCCAACTGCCTCTGGCGGCTGCCGGAGTCACTGGCCGGATGCGTCGAGCTGCGGCGGGTGAACCTGGTCAACAACCCCTACGCCTACGTCCGGTGGGCCTTCGGGAGCTGGCGGAAGGTCCAGCTCATGTTCGACTTCCCGGAGGTCCTCACGCGGCTGCCGAAGCTGGAGGTGCTCACCTTCGAGGGAACGCCGCTGCGCACGCTGCCGACGCGGCGCTTCGACAGCACGACCTTGAGCAAGGCCACGGTCCTCAGGTCGCTGGTGACGCACGTGGATCCGGAGCTGCACGGCCAGCTCCAGGTGGACGTGGAGCGCAGCCGCGAGAAGGCGGCGGCCTATATCGGCTACTGGTTCAAACCGGAGACCGTGCGCCTGGAGTCCTTCTACGACGCCAAGGCGGACCGCTACGACTTCGCGGAGGTCCTCGCGCTGCTGGCGCTGCTGCTGCGCATCAACATCCCCACGGCGGCGCCCTACGAGGAATCGCTGGAGAAGTTCCGTGTGCAGAGCGAGTCGATCGCCCGGCACCTGGACTGGGACGGCGACAAGCCCCGGCACGTCCACGCGCTCTTCGGAGCGCTGCGCGACGCCATGGGGCTGCTGGGCGAGCCGTATCCCGGCGACGCGCTCATCGCGGGCCTGCGGGACGTCTTCGCGGCCCGCGCTGGCTGA
- a CDS encoding FAD-binding oxidoreductase — protein MLTESVSGGPRTVSLHEAKVEAIARQLRQRKGTGPASFKKKSPPHSVPKRFDSRRRDEKVDLGDLDAILDIDPVGMTCTAEPAATFDAVVRATLPHGLVPFIVPEHKTITLGGAIAGCSIESMSFRQGGFHDTCLEYEVITAKGDVLRCSPKEEPLLFQMMHGSFGTLGILSKVRFKLTRAAPYVRVTNETHSTLESFQQAIWHHFQEPGADYLDGQIFSPTKHVLCVGHFVDRAPYVSRYEWLTAYCETIPRRSEDYLTTYDYLFRYNRGVTHARPQNLVARALFGKFIHSDSVLRTANRFTQLLPKKDPPVIVDVFIPFSRSADFMDWYHREMRHYPVWCVPFRRTRDYEWLTPQWWAGMNDPLFLDLAVYGMPQPPGRNVYKELEDELQRVNGTKTLISYNYYDEQTFWSIWNRETYQAVKQRTDPDNLFRDLYVKTCKAALGL, from the coding sequence ATGCTCACGGAGTCGGTGTCAGGCGGTCCCCGGACGGTGTCGCTTCACGAAGCAAAGGTGGAGGCCATCGCCCGGCAGCTACGGCAGCGAAAGGGAACGGGGCCCGCGTCCTTCAAGAAGAAGTCCCCGCCCCACAGCGTGCCCAAGCGGTTCGACTCGCGGCGCCGCGACGAGAAGGTGGACCTGGGGGACCTGGACGCCATCCTCGACATCGACCCCGTGGGGATGACCTGCACCGCCGAGCCCGCCGCCACCTTCGACGCGGTGGTGCGCGCGACACTGCCGCACGGGCTCGTCCCGTTCATCGTCCCCGAGCACAAGACCATCACGCTCGGGGGCGCCATCGCGGGGTGCTCCATCGAGTCCATGTCCTTCCGCCAGGGCGGCTTCCACGACACGTGTCTGGAGTACGAGGTCATCACCGCGAAGGGGGACGTGCTGCGCTGCTCACCGAAGGAAGAGCCACTCCTCTTCCAGATGATGCACGGCTCGTTCGGGACGCTGGGCATCCTGTCCAAGGTGCGCTTCAAGCTCACGCGAGCAGCGCCCTACGTGCGGGTGACGAACGAAACGCATTCCACGCTGGAGTCCTTCCAGCAGGCCATCTGGCACCACTTCCAGGAGCCAGGCGCGGACTACCTCGACGGGCAGATCTTCTCCCCCACGAAGCACGTGCTGTGCGTGGGCCACTTCGTGGACCGGGCGCCGTACGTGAGCCGCTACGAATGGCTCACCGCGTACTGCGAGACCATCCCGCGCCGGAGCGAGGACTACCTCACGACGTATGACTACCTCTTCCGCTACAACCGGGGCGTCACGCACGCGCGGCCGCAGAACCTGGTCGCGAGGGCGCTGTTCGGAAAGTTCATCCACTCCGACAGCGTGCTGAGGACCGCCAACCGCTTCACCCAGCTGCTGCCGAAGAAGGACCCGCCGGTCATCGTGGACGTGTTCATCCCCTTCTCGCGCTCAGCGGACTTCATGGACTGGTACCACCGCGAGATGCGCCACTACCCCGTCTGGTGCGTGCCCTTCCGGCGGACGCGTGACTACGAATGGCTGACACCCCAGTGGTGGGCCGGAATGAACGACCCACTGTTCCTGGACCTGGCCGTGTACGGCATGCCGCAACCACCGGGCCGCAACGTCTACAAGGAGCTGGAGGACGAGCTCCAGCGCGTGAACGGAACCAAGACGCTCATCTCGTACAACTACTACGACGAGCAGACCTTCTGGAGCATCTGGAACCGCGAGACCTACCAAGCCGTGAAGCAGCGCACGGACCCGGACAACCTCTTCCGGGACCTGTATGTGAAGACGTGCAAGGCGGCGCTCGGCCTGTAG
- a CDS encoding fatty acid desaturase family protein codes for MNDFSSSSPLPPDDAKRLRSELRRVLPPEAFERQPLRGIVALCLVPVEAALIWVLGTWTLPHWACLIIAFALGQLVTAVGLAAHEALHHSVFHSRKWESLLGWVGFAPFLVTPGNWRAWHVQAHHSAANVLVRDPDILPRRTDWHTQGFAKLFHAMSPGSGHWLSFISFSVFFTAQGQAFLWHHCRLPAFQHVHLHRARERVLTVFVTAGWVALGWVLGPRAAFYALVLPLLIGNVSLMIYIATNHWMQPAAEETDNPFVNTASVETHPLMNWMHFNFSYHQEHHIFPAQSPKYAPLLRKHLRELSPKSSIVYPHLHALRTLYRRPALYSADGQSLMGRDGTGEVSTTELRRRLEAT; via the coding sequence ATGAACGACTTCTCTTCGTCCAGTCCCCTGCCCCCGGATGACGCCAAACGGCTCCGCTCGGAGTTGCGCCGCGTGCTGCCCCCGGAGGCCTTCGAACGACAACCCCTGCGCGGCATCGTCGCGCTCTGCCTGGTGCCCGTGGAGGCGGCGCTCATCTGGGTGCTCGGAACCTGGACGCTGCCCCACTGGGCATGTCTGATCATCGCCTTCGCGCTGGGACAGCTCGTCACCGCCGTGGGGCTCGCCGCGCATGAAGCCCTGCACCACTCGGTGTTCCACAGCCGCAAGTGGGAGAGCCTGCTGGGCTGGGTGGGCTTCGCGCCCTTCCTGGTGACACCGGGCAACTGGAGGGCCTGGCACGTCCAGGCCCACCACAGCGCCGCCAACGTCCTCGTGAGGGATCCGGACATCCTCCCGCGCAGGACGGACTGGCACACCCAGGGGTTCGCGAAGCTGTTCCACGCCATGTCCCCCGGGTCCGGACACTGGCTGAGCTTCATCAGCTTCAGCGTCTTCTTCACCGCGCAGGGCCAGGCCTTCCTCTGGCACCACTGCCGGCTGCCCGCGTTCCAGCACGTGCACCTGCACCGGGCCCGGGAGCGCGTGCTCACGGTGTTCGTCACAGCCGGTTGGGTGGCGCTCGGGTGGGTCCTGGGGCCCCGCGCGGCGTTCTACGCGCTGGTGCTCCCGCTGCTCATTGGGAACGTCTCGCTGATGATCTACATCGCCACCAACCACTGGATGCAGCCCGCGGCGGAGGAGACGGACAACCCCTTCGTGAACACCGCCAGCGTGGAGACCCACCCGCTGATGAACTGGATGCACTTCAACTTCAGCTACCACCAGGAGCACCACATCTTCCCGGCGCAGAGCCCGAAGTACGCCCCGCTCCTGCGCAAGCACCTGCGGGAGCTGAGCCCCAAGTCCTCCATCGTCTACCCGCACCTGCATGCCCTGCGCACGCTGTACCGGCGCCCGGCGCTCTACTCCGCGGATGGCCAGTCGCTGATGGGCCGGGACGGCACGGGAGAGGTGAGCACCACGGAGCTGCGCCGTCGGCTCGAAGCCACCTGA